A window of Syngnathus scovelli strain Florida unplaced genomic scaffold, RoL_Ssco_1.2 HiC_scaffold_27, whole genome shotgun sequence contains these coding sequences:
- the LOC125993160 gene encoding janus kinase and microtubule-interacting protein 3-like isoform X2: MELEAMLYEALPQRDCPATDGEKASHAGVNDVLTADQRQELRSAVDQWKRALMWKLRERDACILQERMDLLHSAQQRNKELKEFIEAQKRQIKQLEEKFLFLFLVFSLAFILWP, encoded by the exons atggagctggaggccatgttgtacgaggcgctaccgcagcgggactgccccgccacggacggcgaaaaagccagccacgctggcgtgaatgacgtgctgacggcggatcagagacaagagcttaggagcgccgtggaccaatggaagcgagccctgatgtggaagttgagggagcgcgacgcttgcatcctccaagagagaatggatctgctgcacagcgcgcaacag aggaacaaagagctgaaagaattcatcgaagctcagaagagacaaatcaaacaattggaggagaagtttctgtttctctttctagtcttctccttggccttcattctgtggccctaa
- the LOC125993160 gene encoding janus kinase and microtubule-interacting protein 3-like isoform X1 — translation MELEAMLYEALPQRDCPATDGEKASHAGVNDVLTADQRQELRSAVDQWKRALMWKLRERDACILQERMDLLHSAQQSSPWPSFCGPNTSCVWHPATKDSANPKAVDLNVPPPFLPEQVT, via the exons atggagctggaggccatgttgtacgaggcgctaccgcagcgggactgccccgccacggacggcgaaaaagccagccacgctggcgtgaatgacgtgctgacggcggatcagagacaagagcttaggagcgccgtggaccaatggaagcgagccctgatgtggaagttgagggagcgcgacgcttgcatcctccaagagagaatggatctgctgcacagcgcgcaacag tcttctccttggccttcattctgtggccctaacaccagctg tgtgtggcatcctgcgaccaaagattcagccaaccccaaagcggttgacctcaacgtcccaccaccattcctaccagagcaggtgacgtga